TAGATGGGATACGTGCAGCGCGCGCCGGTGCAGGGATTGAAGGTGGAGTCCGGCTGCGTCTGCAGCGCGTCCACCGTGCCCGCGCCGGCAACGGCGGGGTCGGTCTGGAACGTGGCGACGTGCAGCTCGTCGACGCTCAGCCTGAGCTTGCGCATGAGGCACCTCCCGGGTTGATGGGCGGGAGCGCCGCCCCGGCGTCGGACTGGCGCCGGGTCCGTGGCCGCTCTCCTGGGGCCGGTGGGTGCCTCGATCACTGCCGTTGCGGCGCTGCGGCGCTCCACTGAAAATCGCCGCATACGCCGTTCCCGCATCTCCCGTGGCTCAGCAGGGGAGGCCCGTGCAGGCCGAGTAGGTGCAGAAGTACGTGCAGCGGAACTGCTGCGTGGCCCTGAGCGCCATGGCCGGCGCATTCCGGCCATCGCGCGCGGGATCGTCGTCGGCGCGGAAGGTCTCCAGCACCAGCTCCTCCACGGTCAGCTTCAACCTGGGCATCGCTCCGCCTCCTGCAGGGGTTGCTCGGGCGTGCGCTCGCACGCCGCGTTGAATATGCGGCTGGAGATGGCGGGGATGCTATTGCAGGGGCGTGTGGATTGTTGCCCGGGAGCAGGCCACAGATTCCTCGGGCGCCAGGACTAGGCGTGGAGATTGGTTCGGAGCGGCGCCCTCGGAATGACAGATCTTTGTCGTCGCGCCCAACTCTCTGTCGTCCGATTGGTTATCGCTCGGAGGGATCGCTGAGGAGGCCGGGGAAGACGACGCCGTCGAGGGCGTGGAAGGGGATGCCAAGGAGCGCGGCCACGAGCGGCGCGACGCACTCGGCGGGGAGGAGCGGGACCGCCGCGCCCGGGCGGAAGCCGGCGCCCGCGCCCACGAAGCCCGTGCGCATCTGCGGCTCGTCGGGGTGGTAGCCGTGCGTGGCGCCGTGCACCGGCCGCACTTCCGGCGGCGTGGCGTCGTCGGAGAACTCGATCCCCGGCACGGCGGTGAGCGCGAACGCGGCGTCAGGATCGGCGCCGAGGGCGGTCATCTCCGCGCGCTCGACGATGCGGAAGAGGCGGCGGACGCCGTTCGGCTGCTCTTCGACGACGCGGCGGGCGCGGCCGGCGGCATCTTCATCCCCCCGCTCCCGCAGGCGCAGGAAGGCGGAGCCGCCGTCGGCGTGGAAGGTGGCGCGCCAGGCCCCCCGATCCTCGCGGTCCTCCATCAACCCCCTGGCGGCGAGCCAGGCGTTCGGCCGCAGCTGCGTGTGGCGGTTGATGGAGCCGTGGTCGCCGACGATGACGAACGCCACGCGGTCGCGCATCTCCAGCCGCTCCACCGTTTCCACCACCTGGCCGATGGCGCGGTCGGCGGCCCCAACGGCGCGGCGCGTGAGCGGGTTGTTGCGGCCGCGCTCGTGCTGCATGTGGTCGGTGCCGATCAGGTGCAT
The nucleotide sequence above comes from Longimicrobium sp.. Encoded proteins:
- a CDS encoding ectonucleotide pyrophosphatase/phosphodiesterase is translated as MTERIEAREIEMAARMRVPNPRADHVVLASIDALRPEFYLDETWPAPTMQQLGFEGVRAEAVRTVFPALTYPAHTTLVTGALPARHGIVHNRPFRAEGESEAWAWEAARIRVPALWDAVRAAGGSTASVGWPVTVGADIDWNVPDIWPEHYRQADFIAPVRAATTPPGLFEELEREATGRLRGETFGLGWLAREDRVGAMAAYLFERHRPTLLLMHLIGTDHMQHERGRNNPLTRRAVGAADRAIGQVVETVERLEMRDRVAFVIVGDHGSINRHTQLRPNAWLAARGLMEDREDRGAWRATFHADGGSAFLRLRERGDEDAAGRARRVVEEQPNGVRRLFRIVERAEMTALGADPDAAFALTAVPGIEFSDDATPPEVRPVHGATHGYHPDEPQMRTGFVGAGAGFRPGAAVPLLPAECVAPLVAALLGIPFHALDGVVFPGLLSDPSER